The Novibacillus thermophilus genome segment AGGGAGAGATTGGGAGGCATCCCAAGCTGTATCGACCTCGATGGGCTTTGACGGCTTGGGATATTTTGTTTTAAGTGGCGAGGGCTGAATGAAGACTATCTTTTCCGATTATATCTTTTGATTTAGACGGAGCGATTTACGTTGGGGACCTAATTGAGCGACGGTGCAGATCAAGTGATCGAGGCACTTCAGTCCGCAGGAAAACGTGTACTAAGCCATCTGTTCTAATCACTAAAATGGCGCTAAACGTGTTAAAATTAAACTGGTGAGACAGTTGCAGAGATTCAAGAAACTGGAAAATGTGGCTTTCGTCCATCCAATTGGCGATATTGGAAAAGAGCAGATGGGAGTACGCTTTTTGGCGCATAAGATTGGAGCCGACGGTTCGGTGACGACGGCTCCAACATTATCTTAACCGCCAAACGGCATCACTTGTTGACCATTCAACGATTGTTTGCGTTTGATTCAGTTTAGGTACCCAACCCGATGCGATTGAGGTATTACCGGGAGTGGTGGTTCCCCGTATCGTTAAAACGCATTGGAATGAAGCACCATTTGCCGATTATGGCCGGTGGTTTGATCACGGAGTTGACTGATGTGGAGACAGCACTTAAATGCGGGGCTATCGGTATTTCAACTTCGACCCAACAACTTTGGCAATGGCAAGACGGGAATGAGTAAAACAAATGGAGGTCTGCGAAGATGTTAGACATCGATTACGCGGCTGTCGCAGAAAGGCTAATCCTCGCGGCGGTACTCGGCGGAATTATCGGATGGGAGCGGGAACGGCGCAATAAGCAGGCGGGGTTTAAAACCCACTTACTCGTCTCCGTCGGTTCCGCACTCATTATGTTGACGTCTATTTACGGCTTCGGCGATCTCGTCGACCATCCGAACGCCCGTTTCGACCCGGCCCGGCTCGCCGCGCAGGTGGTGAGCGGCATCGGGTTTCTCGGTGCCGGTGCCATTTTGCGCCATTCCAACATGGTGGTTTCCGGATTGACGACGGCCGCGACACTGTGGGTTGTGGCGGCCATCGGTTTAAGTGTGGGAGCGGGGTTTTACTTCCCCGCCGTCGCGACAACAGGCATCGTGTTAATCAGCGTGGTCGTGCTGAGAGGGGTCGAGGTCCGGTTTGCGAAGACGAAAAAAGTGAAAGAGCTGAACATCACGGTTGAAGACGTGGAAGGAACGCTCGTGGACATTAGCGACGTCCTGGACAAAGAGAGGGTAGACGTCCGCAAAGTGACCTTTTCAACCAAACAGGGCGGAGAGGAAGCGGCCCTCACTGTCGTCAAGTTCCGCATTCGGATGCCAGCCAAGAAAGATTCCCTCGAACTTGTGAATCGACTGCACAACATTCACGGCGTCAAAGAAGTGCAGTTGCGCAAGTTCACGACGTAAAGGAGGGATCAATAAGCCGACTGACACTTTGTTTGCCTTCAAGGTTGCCGTTTATGCGAGATGGACGCGCACTCCTTCATCTCGCCACTTTTGTATGTCATGTTCATCGACTTCCTCTCCGGTAACCAAATCGTGCACGTGTTTTGTATTGACCACTGTGTGCAGGGATACACGCCCAATCTTCGTGTGGTCTGCGACTACAATCACTTGTTTGGCTGCACGGATCATGCCGCGTTTCGCTGGGACTAAATACTCATCGAAGTGAGTCAGGCCATGTTGGTGGTGAAGAGCCGGTGTTCCAATAAACGCTTTGTGAACGTGGAGGGATTCGAGAACTTCATCGGTAATCATGCCGTTAAGCATGTAGCTTTCGGGAAACAAAATCCCCCCTGTGACGATCACTTTGATAGACTTGGCGAAACGCAAATTGGCAGCAATATTAATGTCGTTCGTGATGACGGTTAAGTTTTTCTTGTGGGCGATCGACTCAGCAACGCGCAAAGTGGTCGTTCCAGAGTCAAGAATAATGTTGTCTCCATCTTCCACGAGCTCTGCTGCCCGCTTTCCGATTCGTTTTTTTTCTTCAAATTGTACGGACTCTCGTTCTTGAAAGGGCGGTTCTGAGTGAACTTCTTCCTCAATCATGACACCGCCGTGAGTGCGCTTCAGTCTCCCTTCCTTTTCCAAAGTCGAGAGATCGCGCCGAATCGTCGCTTCGTGAACGTGAAAGTGCTTAGCCAATTCTGAGACGGTGGCGACGTCGTGTTGTTTCACAAATTGCAGTATTTTCCTTTGCCTTTCCAGTGGGAGCATGTGGGTCAACCTCACTTGTACGTTGATTGGGACCAGTACGATGGCCCATGTTCTTAACGTTACGCGGCATGTGTATTTCATTTTAAATAATGATAAATAGGCAATCAAGGGCAATTTTGAGCGATCAAAAGGTTAAATCACGGATATTTTAAATTAAAACAAACACACATGAGCATTGGCGTGGAACACGCGAGATACACAACTTGACGAAACCGAATTTGGCAGGAGTCTTTATAATATGTAAAGAGGGTGTTCTCGGTGAAGGACAGTCTTGCGCAGTGACGATACTGGGCCTTCCCTTGACACTCTCACATCTTTCGCTACAAAGGAAGGGATACAGTGAAAGTTAAAGCTCTCGCCCATCGAGGGTATTCTGCCAAATATCCGGAGAACACGTTGTCTTCGTTTCGGGCAGCTTATGACCTTGGCTTTACCCATCTGGAGTTGGATGTCCACCTAAGCAAGGACGGGGTTCCGGTCCTGATGCACGACTTGAGGATCGACCGTACGACCAACGGGAAGGGGTTTGTGAAAGATTATACGTATGAAGAACTAAAGCAGTTCCGGGTCGGGGACAGAGAAACGATTCCTACGCTAGAAGAGGCTTTAAGATTTGCCAAAGATAAAATGCGAGTGTGCATTGAGTTAAAACAGAAAGGGAATTGGTACCCTGGCTTGGAAGAAACAGTCCTCCAAGTGATAGAAGAAACTGGTATGCTGAAGCAGGTTTATGTGAATTCGTTCGACCATTTTGCTGTACAAAAAATGCGCAGTCTCTCAAAAGACATTGAATTAGGCCTGATACAGTACGGCATTACACCATCCGTTATCCCCTTTATGAAGGAAATCGATGCAACGTATTTGTCCTTCAGGGTAGAATTTCTAACAGATGAATATGTGAAGGCTTGCCGTGACGCAGGGATCCAGGTTGTCGTTTGGCCTGTCGATACAGAATGGCAGTTTAAAAAAGTGAGTCGCTATCCATCGGTTCTGAGTACGACGAATCAATTAGAACGCTTTAAAAGGCTTTGCGAAAAACTCGTTCAACAATAGAACGAGTGGGGGCAGATTGGCCCATTTAAGAACTGGGTCCGTTTTTACGGTCCGTTCTACTGTAGATGGCACGGCCGTCGGCAAAGGGGTCGTCCTCGCAGCAGGCTCGGTGGTCTCGTCGGATGGGAGCAGGAACGCCAAACAGGAACGCTAGCGGATATCAGCGACGCCAGGCCAGAGGGCAGACGTCGGCAAAACAGGGCGGAAGGGAAACAGCCCTCACTGTCGTGGATCGCATGCCAACATTTACGGCGTAAAGTGAAACATTAGCGAATAGCGGTGCGGCTTTTGTATTGGGAAGGAGAGGGAATCACATAGTGTTTTAAAAAGTGGGCGACGGCATGTTCCTCGTTGGATGGCATCACGACGTCCGCCCTTTTTTTTGCTGACGGATGTGCGTTCCCGACGGCTGCGGACAATCCAGCTACTTCAAACATGGACAAGTCGTTCAAATGATCGCCGATGACCGCTACATCTTGCAAGGGGATATTCCATTCCTCTGCCAGTTGGACGACAGCTTTCCCTTTTGATGTGTGGAGGGGCAACACCTCCAAATAAAAATCGGCGGACTGGATGACGGTCAGCTCGTCGAATTCCGGTTGTTCTTGAAGATGGGGGACGACTGTCTTCTCGACGTTCGGTTTCACAATGACGAACTTAATAATGGGATTTTCTTGTGGGATCTCCACAAGTCGGTTGACCTCGACGATGGTAAACCCTTCTTCGTCTAACCCTTCTGCGGTAAATTCGTTCATTCCCTTCGTGTAAATGGCCTTCGGTGTGAAGATGAGAATGTCCACATCGGGCAACATGCGTTCGATTCGAGCGACAAAATTTAACGTTTTGTTCCGCTCCAAGCACGTGACAGTGTGCAAGTGATCCTGCAGTGGATCGTAAAGGATGGCACCGTTGCACAAAATGACGGGCAACTCCAAACCGAGTTCCTCAATAAACTTTTTCGTTTCCAAATAACTCCGGCCGGTGGCGAGGGTGACCTGGCCCCCCAACTGCCGGTATAAGCGGATCATGTTTTTATTTTTTTCGGAAATTTTCCGGTCCTCACCAATCAACGTTCCATCAATGTCTGACACAAACAATCGGTATTTTAAGTTCACGTTATCCACTCCTTACTGCTATTGTAACGGTATTTTGTGAAGAACGCTTTAACGTTTTGTAAATCATCGTGTGCTGGTGTGAACCTACACTCTATTGTAGCCATTCGATTAGAAGACTCAAGAAAGTGTCAAAAAGTATAAAAGGGTTCCCTCGTACGAACGTCGAATTAGAGCATACGGGAACAGCCCCATCGGTTGCACTCGCGGGGGAAACTTGATATTGTAAGGAAACCGACAATCTACTTTGAAACGTATGAATGGCACAGTCGTCAGGTGCGTGTTTTCTGAAAGGAGCGTGTGCATGAATCGCCTGCGGGAGATACTGCAACGCATTGACGGAAAAGGGTACAAAGCGTACAAAGACATACAGGGCGAATACCGCTTTCCGAAGTTTTTGCTGTTTATCGACTATGTACAGGGAGATCCGTTCGCCAGTCCTACCAAAATTCGCGTTCGCATGGAGCAGCGACAGGCGAAATACGATCCAGACTGGTATCACACCCCTCACCGTAAAGTGGCCTTAAAAGATTTTGTCGCTAGAAGGTTAGCTGAGGTGATCCGCCGGGAGAAACCGAACATCGGCGGCACGGGGAAAAGCGGTCTCATCGCCGTCGACGCTCCAGGACAGACGATTTTGGATCGTACGACGGTTGTGGTGACACCGGAATACGTGGAGGCGAGAATATCCATTGGCCTTCCGGCCAGCGGACGGCGCATCTTGGGACAAAAGGCCGCCCGATTGCTTCTGGAGGTCATTCCGTCGATCGTCGCCAAATCTTTGCCAAAAACAGCTCTAGATATAGATCAGCTGGAAGAACACTTAAAGTTGTCTGACAATCAATTCGCTATTCGCCAGTACATGGCACAGAAGGGGTGGATCGTCTTCGTTGCCAACGGTTCGGTGCTTCCCCGCGAGAGCGGGATCAGTGATCGGCCGCTCACCGGTGACCGGGTCGTTCGCTTTCAATCTCCTCCGACACTGGAGCAGTCCGTCCCTGTTCCCCACGGAGATCCGGTAAAGGGGATGGCGTTGCCTCGAGGCGTCCACTTAATCGTTGGCGGCGGCTACCACGGGAAAAGCACGTTGCTGAAAGCGATTGAGCGTTCCGTCTACGATCACATTAAAGGCGATGGGCGGGAGTATGTCTTTACCGAGCCCTCCGCTGTTAAAATCAGAGCGGAAGACGGTCGACGGGTGGAAAAAGTGAACATCTCGCCGTTTATTAACAACTTGCCCTTTGGTCAGAATACGGAGCGCTTCTCAACGGAAGATGCCAGCGGGAGTACGTCACAAGCCGCGAACATTGTGGAGGCGTTGGAAGTCGGATGTCGCTGTTTACTGATCGATGAAGATACGAGTGCGACGAATTTCATGATTCGCGACGGGAGGATGCAACGTCTCGTGGCGAAAGAGAGGGAACCGATCACGCCGTTTATCGACCGCGTGCGACAGCTGTCAGAAGAAAAGTCTGTCTCCACCGTCCTCGTGCTCGGTGGATCGGGAGACTATTTCGACGTATGTGATACAGTGATTATGATGAATGAGTATTTGCCCTACGACGTCACGGACAAAGCGCGTCAAATTGTAAAACAAGTGGACAACACCCGCCAGGCAGAAAGCGGGGGATCGTTCGGCAGTGTGACACCGCGAAACGTCCTGCCCTCCAGTTTTCAGGCGCGTCGCGGCAACAAGGAAAAAGTGGACGCCAAAGGTCTCCACCGGATCGTCTACGGCCGAACCGATATCGACCTTTCAGCGTTAGAGCAGCTCGTCGATGTGAGCCAAACGCGTGCCATTGCTGAGATGATGCGCGTGTTGGCAAAGCTTGCAGACGGGAGTACGCCGTTAGTCGACTGTATCGACCGGCTGTACGAACAAATTGAGCGTGAAGGTCTCGATTCGGTGTCTCCGTTTTACGGGATGCATCCGGGAGATTTGGCTATGCCCCGCAAGTTTGAGTTGGCTGGAGCGGTAAACCGGCTCCGGACGCTGCGCGTTACTTGAGCATTCAGTCAAGGGCAGTTCCTCGAAAATCTCTTGGTTTTTTAGGGTAGACCTTGCGGCTCTCGGGAGGTTATCATGAAAGAAGTGACGATTTACACAGATGGAGCCTGTTCCGGAAACCCGGGCCCCGGCGGTTGGGGGCCATCCTCCTTTACGGAAAACATGAAAAAGAGCTGTCTGGCGGAAGCAAAGAAACGACGAACAACCGCATGGAATTGACGGCTGCCATCGAGGCGTTAAAGAAATTAAAGGAACCCTGTGTCGTACACCTTTACAGTGACAGCGCCTACCTGGTGAACGGCATGAACGAGGAATGGTATCGCAACTGGCAGCGGAACGGCTGGCTGAACGGAAAGAAACAACCGGTAGAAAACAGAGATTTGTGGCAAGAGCTGCTGCGAGAAGTAAAGCGACACGACGTCAATTTCTACAAGGTAAAAGGACACAGTGACAACGACCTGAACAACCGTTGCGACGAACTGGCCCGCAAAGCTATTCCAAGCACCTAACACGTCAGAACGTCACGACTTAAACATATGTTGTTCAAGGGGGAGGTGGACGCAGTGAACGCATCGGCTCTAAAAGCAGAACTGTTCGCGTACGCCCGT includes the following:
- a CDS encoding Cof-type HAD-IIB family hydrolase; this encodes MNLKYRLFVSDIDGTLIGEDRKISEKNKNMIRLYRQLGGQVTLATGRSYLETKKFIEELGLELPVILCNGAILYDPLQDHLHTVTCLERNKTLNFVARIERMLPDVDILIFTPKAIYTKGMNEFTAEGLDEEGFTIVEVNRLVEIPQENPIIKFVIVKPNVEKTVVPHLQEQPEFDELTVIQSADFYLEVLPLHTSKGKAVVQLAEEWNIPLQDVAVIGDHLNDLSMFEVAGLSAAVGNAHPSAKKRADVVMPSNEEHAVAHFLKHYVIPSPSQYKSRTAIR
- a CDS encoding ABC-ATPase domain-containing protein; this encodes MNRLREILQRIDGKGYKAYKDIQGEYRFPKFLLFIDYVQGDPFASPTKIRVRMEQRQAKYDPDWYHTPHRKVALKDFVARRLAEVIRREKPNIGGTGKSGLIAVDAPGQTILDRTTVVVTPEYVEARISIGLPASGRRILGQKAARLLLEVIPSIVAKSLPKTALDIDQLEEHLKLSDNQFAIRQYMAQKGWIVFVANGSVLPRESGISDRPLTGDRVVRFQSPPTLEQSVPVPHGDPVKGMALPRGVHLIVGGGYHGKSTLLKAIERSVYDHIKGDGREYVFTEPSAVKIRAEDGRRVEKVNISPFINNLPFGQNTERFSTEDASGSTSQAANIVEALEVGCRCLLIDEDTSATNFMIRDGRMQRLVAKEREPITPFIDRVRQLSEEKSVSTVLVLGGSGDYFDVCDTVIMMNEYLPYDVTDKARQIVKQVDNTRQAESGGSFGSVTPRNVLPSSFQARRGNKEKVDAKGLHRIVYGRTDIDLSALEQLVDVSQTRAIAEMMRVLAKLADGSTPLVDCIDRLYEQIEREGLDSVSPFYGMHPGDLAMPRKFELAGAVNRLRTLRVT
- a CDS encoding glycerol-3-phosphate responsive antiterminator is translated as MRLRYYREWWFPVSLKRIGMKHHLPIMAGGLITELTDVETALKCGAIGISTSTQQLWQWQDGNE
- a CDS encoding MgtC/SapB family protein produces the protein MLDIDYAAVAERLILAAVLGGIIGWERERRNKQAGFKTHLLVSVGSALIMLTSIYGFGDLVDHPNARFDPARLAAQVVSGIGFLGAGAILRHSNMVVSGLTTAATLWVVAAIGLSVGAGFYFPAVATTGIVLISVVVLRGVEVRFAKTKKVKELNITVEDVEGTLVDISDVLDKERVDVRKVTFSTKQGGEEAALTVVKFRIRMPAKKDSLELVNRLHNIHGVKEVQLRKFTT
- a CDS encoding DeoR/GlpR family DNA-binding transcription regulator, coding for MLPLERQRKILQFVKQHDVATVSELAKHFHVHEATIRRDLSTLEKEGRLKRTHGGVMIEEEVHSEPPFQERESVQFEEKKRIGKRAAELVEDGDNIILDSGTTTLRVAESIAHKKNLTVITNDINIAANLRFAKSIKVIVTGGILFPESYMLNGMITDEVLESLHVHKAFIGTPALHHQHGLTHFDEYLVPAKRGMIRAAKQVIVVADHTKIGRVSLHTVVNTKHVHDLVTGEEVDEHDIQKWRDEGVRVHLA
- a CDS encoding glycerophosphodiester phosphodiesterase; its protein translation is MKVKALAHRGYSAKYPENTLSSFRAAYDLGFTHLELDVHLSKDGVPVLMHDLRIDRTTNGKGFVKDYTYEELKQFRVGDRETIPTLEEALRFAKDKMRVCIELKQKGNWYPGLEETVLQVIEETGMLKQVYVNSFDHFAVQKMRSLSKDIELGLIQYGITPSVIPFMKEIDATYLSFRVEFLTDEYVKACRDAGIQVVVWPVDTEWQFKKVSRYPSVLSTTNQLERFKRLCEKLVQQ